The window AGACTTCGGCGAACCAATTATGAATTCTACAGAAGAAAACTGCACGATAACATTACCAATTATATTTGACAACAATGGCTACTACAATATAGATGGACTGAACATCACTACACTCATCACAGACTATAAAAATAGGCGAATTTCAGAAGCCACCACTTACATAGAACAAGTTCCTCCTCAAAACAGCGCAACCATTTTTCACAATGTTAGTTTCAACCTAAACGAGATAATGATACAAGACCATTATCTCTTTAATGACTCGAACTTCACCCTTTCTGGTTTAGTCCAGTTAAATTATGCCAACTTGATACCGTTAGGATTCGAAGTAAACACGACAATACCGTGGGGTGCACCACTTTTCAATTTTACCATTGGTATGCCTGAATACAACACGTACAACAGTACATATATGAGAGTGAATATGCCAATCAACTTCGAAAACCATTCACCCCATTTCAACGTAAGTGGGGATATTCTAATCGAGATTTTCAATGATAGACATCAGCTCTATGGAAAGAGCGCGGTTTCTATAGATGTTCCATCCAACAATATGTATTACGGTGAGATTGAAACGCTAGTTAATGCGGCGATGGTGACAGAACGGGGGCAAATTCGTGTATACGTTGAAACGGAGATGTTCAGTTATGGTCCTATGGTGATAAGCTATGGATAAAGTGGAAAAGGGTAAAGAAGACAGGCTCACGATGAGGAATTTGATGCCACGCGTCTTTAAAGCTTTGCTTAAAGTAGCGATTGGTTACATTCTCTTCTTCGTCCTTTCAGAGCTATTGATTCCCTTTAAAGGCATCTATAGCTATCAAACGGGCTTCACAGCCTTGATTGTGCTATTTTTAATCTTTACTTTCTTTATTGAACTAGCTAAAGGCACGATTGTTCAACACGTTTTTAGCATAGCGAATTCTTTGATGATTGTGTTTTACTTTGTTTGCATTCTAGATGCAGGTATAATTAATGTCACCATAGAGCAGGTTGACCTGATGGTTGACCTGCGCTTCTTTCTCTCTATATTTATTCTGGGCGGTGTTTTGAGCTTTGCGAAGAGCATGTTACAGCTTGTGAATTGGATGAACGAAAAAGAAGAACGATGGTTGATATATCAAATCAAATCGCTGTAGGAAAGCTTTTCTAAACTCTTTGGGCTGATATCTAACTGTTCTCTGAGCTTCTCCAACTTAAGCAAGTCTTTTTTCTGTTGCTCTGAATCTTCGGAAGTTATGCATTCAAATTCTATGAACGAACCTAAGTCTTTAATCGTGTCTAAATGAATCTGAACACCTTCATAAACGTAAATTTCCCTAACTTTATCTACTGTAACTTTAACCTTTATGATTCGCTCAAGAATTTGTTTGAAGATTTGAGGCTGAGGAATTTTCAGAATGAAAACAGAACTTCTCTTTGGCTCGGCAACATTTTCTCGTTCATAATAAATCAGTTCAGCGTCAGTTTCGCCCTCCACCTCCCGCAACTTCAACCTACCCTTCGGAACCTTGTAATAAGTGTCAATCTGATGCAAAACACCCACTTGCTCAGCGCCATATTGAACAAGGTTGTCTCGAACAATGGCTAAATCATCTGCTTTAGCTTTCAACTCGACCATTCTATGTTGAACTCCTGTGGATTTGGAAGACATATTCTTTCCCCATTAGATTTCTGGCTAGTTACGATTTCTTGATTGCAGTAGTATATATGCTAAAGCGTGTGTTTTCAAGTTTGTGAGCTTAATGACTTCTTTCTAAAGGAAGCACGAAACACATCTATGAAATATTAGTCAAACGTTTCATTTCCTTAGCTTCTTCGCCATAACATAAGCATTTTCTCCATCAGCGTAGTACCTACGCGCCATCCGGACAACTTGAAGCCCTAGCTTCTTGTACATACTTGCTGCTGGGACGTTGCTAACTCTCACTTCCAAATAACATTCTTTCGCTTTATACAAACGCATATTCTTCATCGCCTCCTTCGTAAGAGCAATGCCTACGCCTTTACGTTGAAATTCCGGTAACACTGCAACGGAAACCACATGACCCTTCTTGGAAATGCTAAATAGGCCAAAACTCGAAAAGCCTGTTTCAATTCTGCACATAATATACCCTACAATGTTGTGCCCCTGCTCAGCCACAATGAAAGTAGCTGGATACCGCTCATAAATGTCCATGAAGAAATAGGTTGAATAGTTCTCAGGTAGGCAAACACGGTTTATCTGAATGACCTTTTCGAGGTCTTCAGGTTCAAACGGTCGCAGTGTGAAAGTTGTCTGCAATTGCTGTTTCCTCGCCAATTTTTAGGCAACACACATGAAAGTTAAATGTTTTGGCTTCACACACTACATATATGTTTGCAGAACCCATAGGAATGGCTGAAGACCTAGAAGGTTCAGGTATGAAAGCCTTAGCGTTGCTGTCCGGCGGTTTGGACAGTATATTAGCAGTGAAGCTAATCCAAGAGCAGGGAATAGATGTTGTGGCAGTAAACTTCATCTCCCCATTCTGTCTTTGCGGAAAAAGTGGATGTGGCGCCGCTGGAATAGCAGAACAACTCGAAATACCACTTAAGATAATGAATGTAGGTGAAGACTATCTTAAGATATTGAGGAACCCCAAGTATGGTTACGGAAAGAACATGAACCCCTGCATTGACTGTAGAATATTCATGTTCAAAAAGGCTAAAAAATACGCCGAAGAAATCGGTGCCTTATTCCTTTTCACCGGAGAAGTTCTTAACGAAAGACCTATGTCCCAGCACAGAAAAGCGTTGAGCGTCATTGAAAAAGAAGCAGGTTTAGAAGGAAAAATTTTGAGGCCTTTGTCTGCGAAGTTGCTACCAGAAACCGAAGCGGAAAAAAAAGGATGGGTTAATAGAGAAAAACTGCTCGATATTAGAGGTAGATCGAGAAAGAAACAGATCAAACTTACTAAAGAGTTCGGCATTAAAAATTACCCATGTCCCGCAGGTGGTTGTTTACTAACCTACAAGGAATTTGCAGCAAAAATCAGAGATTTATTTGAACACAAGAAAAAAGTTGGAATTAAAGACATTAACCTGTTGAAGATAGGGAGACATTTCAGGTTTGGAAAGAACAAGATAATCGTTGGAAGAAATGAAGCTGAAAATAAACAACTAGAGCGAATGAAAGGAAAGAATGATTATTGCTTCGAAGTTCCTGACTGCGGTAGTCCCATCACTTTGCTGCAAGGACCGAAAACAAGAAAGGCTGAAAGGAAAGCAGCGGCTTTGACTCTACGTTACTCTGACATAAAACTGGGAGAAGCGCTAGTTAAGTTTGGTAGAGAAAAGATGGATAAATCAGTGGTTGTTCCAGCTCTAGATGCCTCTGAAATTGAGGAACTAAGAATGAGATAATTCTCTATGCTAGCGAACGCCAATATTTCTACTAATGGCCCAACAACAAAAGCCACAAATTCAGATATAGTGCTGCTCCAAGCGAGGAGACCAGGATTAAAGAAGCGATTGTTTCTTTGTAAAAATCATAACGCTCGCTGAGAATAATCATAGAAACGGCAATGGGCATACCATGCATAATTACCAATACTGAGCTTTCCACACCAGTCAGGCCAAGCAGTCCAGTGGTTAAAAGAGCTATTCCTGGTAGGAATACTATTCTCAGCAGGCTCAGCTTGAAGGCTTTAGATATGTTTGTATACTTCCTTCCGTAAAGAAAAACTCCAAGCATAAAGATGGCCACAGTGGACGTGGTGCCTCCTAGCATGTGTAAGGACGTTGAAATGGGGGCTGGGATTTCTATTCTAGTAAGCGATAGCAGAATGCCAGACACTATTGATATGATTAATGGGTTTTTTGAAAGTCTTCTGGTAACATGCTTTATTCCTTCCCATTTTGTGGATTTCTCAAGTCTATACATCTCAAGGATAGAGAGAGACGTGGTGACGCTCACTATAGAAATGGAAGCTGCTGACAAAGTTGCCAGACGTTCTCCCTCCGTCGGAAAAGCAAATGTTACGAATGGTATGCCAAAGAAGGCTAGGCTGCCAAAAATAGTACTTAGAATCAGAAGGTAAAGGCTATTTTTTGGAAACTCGAATGCGAAGTAAAGAACTGTGTAAATTGCTAATACAATAAAGATAGGGACAATTCCCGCAGACATGAATACGAGAATCTCTGAAGTAAATTCTATTTCAACCATATTGATGAAGAATAGGGCAGGTAATGCAAAATAGTATACGTAGGCGCTGAGCACCCGTTCATCGCCCGATTTCAAAATTCCCATCCTTCTAGAAAGGAAACCAGCTCCAATTAGAAGAAAAATAGGAACTATTGTTTGCACAGTGGTGGCATTCATGGGGTTTCATCTTGTTGTGCATGGTCTTTGGATTTGTTTCACATGTTGCAGCAAACATAGCCTATGCAACTAACTCTTCACTAATGGAAAAGTCACGTGGCCATAGGGAACTGCCCAAACTTTGGCATTTTTACCTGCAATGTCAAAAGCGTCACGCAAAGCATCATTCAATGCCCTCGCCGTTTTTAGTCTAAACACGTTGACTGCATAATAATCAGGCATCGTTGAAACAAGAATAATCTGCGCTTTTCGCAAAGCTTTTAGTAAGTAGTAGGCCTTGTGCCCACCAATAACAAAGCGTTTCTTGATTTCCTTCTCCATAGGCTTCAGATCTTTAAACTTTACCATCCACTCATAAAATACCTCGTTTCCATAGCCTTCAGGGCACTCAGCAACTAAGACAATGACACCGCCACGCTTAACACTGTCCAACACATTGTCAACTGCTTTGTATGCTTGGAAGAAGTTGATGTCTGCGGGGTACCCACCAGGACTAACTATGACTATGTCTGCACGACGGTCAATTGGCACCTTGTACATTTCCTCAACCAGTTTCACACCTTCGTAGAAAGCTTGCTCCAAATCACCGGCAAACGCTTTCACAATTTCGCCTTTACTATTTGTAACCACATTCAAAATAAAATCAACCTTTGCCAGCCTTGCGGCTTCAACCATATCTTCGTGGATTGGATTCCCACTTAAAATGCCAGTTCGAGCTTGGAGATGCAAAAGCATGGCATGGTTGCGCTGAATCGTTTTGGCGCTGCTTACGCCAGGCAAAACGCTTTTTCTACCTCCACCAAAACCCGCGTAATAGTGCATTTCAACGTCGCCCGTTAGAATTCGTACATCCGCTTCCGCGAAAGCTTTGTTAACAAAAACTTTCGTTCCATATCTCTTGCCCGTTCCCATGTAAACGTGGTCCTTAGCGTGGCAGTCATGGCTTATGATTTTGACACGGTCTACTACATCTTCGCTTAGAAGTTCTCTTGCCTCGTCGAGTTTCACAGCTCTGTGGGTGCCACAGCCGAAGATTACGGTAATATCTTCGTCTTTAACGCCGAGTAGGTTTAGATTTTCCAGAAGGGGAGGAACTATCAAGTGACTTGGGGCAGGCCGAGTAACGTCATCTACAACTATTGCAACTCTGCTACCTTGCTCTATTATTTCATTTAAGGGTCTAGAACCAATCGGCTCATTTAAAGCTCGTAAAATCTCAGCTTTTGCATCTGGTACTCCAGGTTTTTCTTTTGGTTCTATGGCTCCGAGGAAGTTGCGGGTGGGAATGCGTGCACAAACCTCTGTCTTGTCGTAAGGAAGCCATACATCTACCATGGAAACGGCACTCCAAGTGAAGGAACAGTTGAGGACTACAGCTTTTAAGCCTATCGAAGACTATGTGAGACAGAAATTGTCAGCATAAGTTCTTTTAACCAAAAACACATACCAATTATGGAGGAGTATTTCCATGTCAATAGAAAAAACGGTTCCAGAAAAGAATGAAATAGCCTTCAAATGGTTTAACAACTATGCAGGTGTCACCATAAGAACACCAACTAAAATATTTGTAATAGACCCTGTGGACGTAAACGCCAAGGACTTCACAGCCATAGACGCCATTCTCATCACCCACGAACACTACGACCATCTGGATAGCCCCCTAATAAGGAAGATGCAAGAAAGAACCCAATGCCAAATATTCGCTGACCCAACATCCATAAAAAAACTCGGCGTTTCAATCCCAGCTGAAAAGCTGCAGGAAATGAGACCCGGAACAGAAACAAAAATCGACAATGTAGCTGTGAGAGCTGAAATGTGCAATCACCCGCCTGCAACCACGCCAATCACATTCATAATAACCAGTGAAGATGGCGTCAACATCTTCCACACAGCGGACAGCTTGCCCTTTCCAGAACTAAAAGACATAGGCAACGAACAGAAGCCAGACATTGTCTTTTGTACAGTCGGCATAGCACCTGGCACGTCGCCCGAGACAGCGACAGAAATAGTGAAACTTGTAAAGCCAAAAGTTGCAGTACCATACCACACAGCTTCAAAGGCTGACTTGAACAGGTTCTGCGAAATATTGTCGAAAGAAATGTCAAAAGTAAAGTGTCTGGTAGCTGAGAAAGGTAACGTTTACATCGTTGGAAAGGAACGAAGAAAATGACCGTAAAAATAGAACCGATGAAAGAACAGCTTTGCCGAGTACTCTTCAAAATTGGCGCATTGAAATTCGGCGCCTTCAAGCTCACAAGTGGAAAAATAAGCCCCTACTACATCGACCTTCGAATTGTGCCAAGTTTTCCTGATGCCTTCCGCGAAATTTGTGACTTCTACGTTAAACTCATAAAAAACAATGTCGGAATCGAGAAATTCAAGCGAATAGCGGGAATTCCCACTGCTGGCATGCCTTTCGCTTCTGTTGTCGCTTATAACCTTGACAAGTCTTTCCTCTACACTCGTCCAACCCAACGAAGGCACGGGAGAGAACGCAGAGTTGAAGGCATATTGATGCCAGGTGACAAAGTTTTGATACTTGATGATTTGATTACTTCGGGCAAATCGCTACTTAAAGCTGCGACTGCAATAAGGGCAGAGGGCGGAGTAATCAACGATGCCGTGGTTTTAATCGATAGAGAAGAAGGGGGAAAAGAAAAACTAGCAAAAGACAATATTACATTGCACTATTTGCTAAAAGCAAGGGAAGCCGCAAAAACGCTATACAAAGTAGGAGCTATAACAGACATGGAATTTGAAACAATTTTGAAGCAGAGAAAAGAAAAATAACACTAGATGCGCGATTGTCGGATGCTTCTCAACAAGGGGGTTCAAAACTAAGTATTCATTTCTTCTTGAACATAGTCATAATGCTCATAATAGAGAAGGGTGGAAGAAATATTTGAGTGTTCTACAATTAATCACTCATAAAATATCAGTTCCTTTTCTTCAAGCTCTTGGTGCAGTTTGCTAACAGCTTCATATACATATTGCTCCTTTTTAGCTCCTGTGCAAACAAGTTTCCCACTTGCAAAGAGCAGTATGACAACCTTAGGTACAGCCATACGGTAAATCAACCCGGGGAATTGCTCTGGCTCGTACATGGTTTTTCCCAATATATAGGCTGCTTTCTCTAGATCAATAAGTCCTCCAAGATTTGCTGAGGCTACAATGTTTTGGATTTTCAGCTCAGGTTTGCCTACGATAATTATGCCGCTTCCCTTTAATTCCTTGACTACCCGCATAACAGCTCTTCGAGATTCCCTCTCAGACTTGGCACCAGTGCAGACCATCTTTCCAGAGTTAAAAATCAGAGTGGCTGTCTTCGGTCTTTTAAGACGAAAAACCAAGCCTGGAAATTGTTCAGGTCTATACTCCACACCAGGATATCCTTTTACAACAGCGTTTAAATCGACACGTTGATTTAATGTTGCAGAAGCAACCACGTTTTCGATGCGAATGGTGGCATTTACTTTTGGCATTCATAGCACCTTTAAATGTTATACATTTGCATATGTCAATATATAAAGCCTTATAAAGAGTCTATGTGCAAAACGTCGGTTTCCTCTGTGGATTGTTTTGGTGCTTTCTTTTCCTTAGCGAGGGGGATTATAAATTCAAGAAGAATTAGGATTACTATGAAAATGATAATGATTAACATTCCTTCAGGTGTGCGGACAAACAAAGGGATATGCCCAAGGTAGGGGATGCTCCACACAATTTTGCCTACAAGGTTACTGTCATAGACTTTCCAAGGATCTGAACTTGGATTGTTATCACCTTTAGTCATGATATACGGGGTTCCTGCATTATCAGATATATTCACGGCCCTGTGAACAATAAGGTCATCTGGGTTGTTTGGTTTGTTAAAAACAATGATATCACCTGTTTCATATCCCGCAACAATGTCGCTTACGTTTAATCCACCTCGAACAATTATCAAGTCACCAACATCCAATGTAGGCATCATGCTTCCTGATGCAACTGCAAGAAGAGGATAGTCAGTTCTTAAGTAAATTCTTAAGCCAAACCAAAAAGCAACAATGCTGCCTAGAATTATTGCCAGAAGAATCAGGGATTTTACGTATTCATTTTTCAGGACGTGTTTAAGCTTTGGCATTCTATCGACTTCTCACCATGAACAGCGGTTTTGCTGTGTTTGTTCACTGTCTTGTATTTAAAACTTGACATCCATGGGGAACATAAAAAAGGGAAATGAAGGAGCTTAGAGTTCGGATGGAGCAGTTTTGCTTTGAAGTTGCTTTCACTGTGAACTGCCGCTTTAGATTTTCTTCTTACCTAAGACAACGCGAAAAGCTTTGCCGCATTTCGGGCAGTCGTATAGGCCGATTTCAAGTTGCGTTCTCTTGCCTTGCTTGTCAGGTCGACCAGCCATCTTCCAACTCTTTCTCATCTTGCCTTCACCGCTACATTTTGGACATTTAGGCATTATTTCTTCCTCCATAACAATGTATTATGGTTGCTATGATAATACATAAAAAATTTGCCATAGTATCCGAATATCTTAGAGGGTTTCTTTTAAGAACACACACTGAATTCTCTTCAAAGCCAAAATAATTAGCCCATATCAAAAGAAGAAGGCTTCAATTTTCGACTAATTTCTCTGTTTTTTTGCAAGTCTAAAATTGCTACTAATTTTCGAACATAGGGGCAACGTTGTTCACTGAGAAAGGTTTGAAGGAATGATGATGGAAAAACCCTTTAAGGAGAAACTATGTTAAAGCTAAACTTACTATAGGCGCGTGTGGCGATGAGTGAAGCGTGGCATTCCAAGTCAATTGAGACAGTGCTTGAGGAGCTGCATGCAGACTCTCTTGGTTTGAAAGAGGAAGAGGTAAAACAACGCTTAGAGAAGTATGGGCTTAATGAACTAAAAGAGAGAAAACGAACCTCCGCTCTTCAGATCTTTCTAAACCAATTCAAAGACATTTTTGTGGTTATGCTGTTGATCGCAACAGCCATCTCCTTCGCTGTTGGGGAGACAACCGACGCTGCTACTATAGCCACTATAGTCGTTCTCAATTCAGTAGTCGGCTTCGTCCAAGAATATCGCTCCGAAAAAGCAATGGAAGCCATGAGAAAGCTTACCGCTCCGAAAGCGCGACTAATGAGAAATGGAAAAGAAGTGTTGGTATCAGCAAAGGAGGTTGTGCCCGGGGATATTGTGCTTTTGGAATCGGGGGACCGTGTTCCCGCAGATTGCAGACTAATCGAAGTTGTAGAATTGAGAACTGATGAAGCTGTCTTAACAGGTGAGTCTACACAAGTAGGGAAAAGAACTGAAACTGTTGATGCAAATGCGCTTGTAGCCGATAGAAGAAATATGATATTTACGGCGACTTTTGTAACGTACGGTCGAGGAAAGGCTGTAGTAACCTCT of the Candidatus Bathyarchaeota archaeon genome contains:
- a CDS encoding class IV adenylate cyclase, translated to MSSKSTGVQHRMVELKAKADDLAIVRDNLVQYGAEQVGVLHQIDTYYKVPKGRLKLREVEGETDAELIYYERENVAEPKRSSVFILKIPQPQIFKQILERIIKVKVTVDKVREIYVYEGVQIHLDTIKDLGSFIEFECITSEDSEQQKKDLLKLEKLREQLDISPKSLEKLSYSDLI
- the rimI gene encoding ribosomal protein S18-alanine N-acetyltransferase, producing MARKQQLQTTFTLRPFEPEDLEKVIQINRVCLPENYSTYFFMDIYERYPATFIVAEQGHNIVGYIMCRIETGFSSFGLFSISKKGHVVSVAVLPEFQRKGVGIALTKEAMKNMRLYKAKECYLEVRVSNVPAASMYKKLGLQVVRMARRYYADGENAYVMAKKLRK
- a CDS encoding AEC family transporter, which translates into the protein MNATTVQTIVPIFLLIGAGFLSRRMGILKSGDERVLSAYVYYFALPALFFINMVEIEFTSEILVFMSAGIVPIFIVLAIYTVLYFAFEFPKNSLYLLILSTIFGSLAFFGIPFVTFAFPTEGERLATLSAASISIVSVTTSLSILEMYRLEKSTKWEGIKHVTRRLSKNPLIISIVSGILLSLTRIEIPAPISTSLHMLGGTTSTVAIFMLGVFLYGRKYTNISKAFKLSLLRIVFLPGIALLTTGLLGLTGVESSVLVIMHGMPIAVSMIILSERYDFYKETIASLILVSSLGAALYLNLWLLLLGH
- the larA gene encoding nickel-dependent lactate racemase; translation: MVDVWLPYDKTEVCARIPTRNFLGAIEPKEKPGVPDAKAEILRALNEPIGSRPLNEIIEQGSRVAIVVDDVTRPAPSHLIVPPLLENLNLLGVKDEDITVIFGCGTHRAVKLDEARELLSEDVVDRVKIISHDCHAKDHVYMGTGKRYGTKVFVNKAFAEADVRILTGDVEMHYYAGFGGGRKSVLPGVSSAKTIQRNHAMLLHLQARTGILSGNPIHEDMVEAARLAKVDFILNVVTNSKGEIVKAFAGDLEQAFYEGVKLVEEMYKVPIDRRADIVIVSPGGYPADINFFQAYKAVDNVLDSVKRGGVIVLVAECPEGYGNEVFYEWMVKFKDLKPMEKEIKKRFVIGGHKAYYLLKALRKAQIILVSTMPDYYAVNVFRLKTARALNDALRDAFDIAGKNAKVWAVPYGHVTFPLVKS
- a CDS encoding MBL fold metallo-hydrolase — encoded protein: MSIEKTVPEKNEIAFKWFNNYAGVTIRTPTKIFVIDPVDVNAKDFTAIDAILITHEHYDHLDSPLIRKMQERTQCQIFADPTSIKKLGVSIPAEKLQEMRPGTETKIDNVAVRAEMCNHPPATTPITFIITSEDGVNIFHTADSLPFPELKDIGNEQKPDIVFCTVGIAPGTSPETATEIVKLVKPKVAVPYHTASKADLNRFCEILSKEMSKVKCLVAEKGNVYIVGKERRK
- the pyrE gene encoding orotate phosphoribosyltransferase, with translation MTVKIEPMKEQLCRVLFKIGALKFGAFKLTSGKISPYYIDLRIVPSFPDAFREICDFYVKLIKNNVGIEKFKRIAGIPTAGMPFASVVAYNLDKSFLYTRPTQRRHGRERRVEGILMPGDKVLILDDLITSGKSLLKAATAIRAEGGVINDAVVLIDREEGGKEKLAKDNITLHYLLKAREAAKTLYKVGAITDMEFETILKQRKEK
- a CDS encoding TATA-box-binding protein, encoding MPKVNATIRIENVVASATLNQRVDLNAVVKGYPGVEYRPEQFPGLVFRLKRPKTATLIFNSGKMVCTGAKSERESRRAVMRVVKELKGSGIIIVGKPELKIQNIVASANLGGLIDLEKAAYILGKTMYEPEQFPGLIYRMAVPKVVILLFASGKLVCTGAKKEQYVYEAVSKLHQELEEKELIFYE
- a CDS encoding signal peptidase I encodes the protein MPKLKHVLKNEYVKSLILLAIILGSIVAFWFGLRIYLRTDYPLLAVASGSMMPTLDVGDLIIVRGGLNVSDIVAGYETGDIIVFNKPNNPDDLIVHRAVNISDNAGTPYIMTKGDNNPSSDPWKVYDSNLVGKIVWSIPYLGHIPLFVRTPEGMLIIIIFIVILILLEFIIPLAKEKKAPKQSTEETDVLHIDSL
- a CDS encoding chorismate-binding protein, encoding MPKCPKCSGEGKMRKSWKMAGRPDKQGKRTQLEIGLYDCPKCGKAFRVVLGKKKI